The sequence below is a genomic window from Streptosporangium lutulentum.
CTCCGGTGGGCACCAGGAAGCCCTCCGCCTTGGTGACCTTGCGGTGGAAGTTGCGCGGGTCCAGGGAGCGGCCCCAGACGATCTCGTAGACCCGGCGCAGATCGGCGACGGTGAACTCCGGAGGGCAGAAGGCCGCGCCCAGCGGGGTGTACTCAAGCTTGGCGCGGGCGCGCTCGATCCCGTCGAGCACGATGCGCCGGTGGTCGAAGGCCATCTCCTGGAGGGACGAGACCGGCTGCCAGCTCATGTGCGCCTCGGTGGAGGCCGGCAGATCGGGGGCGAGGCCGAGATAGGCGACGCTCAGGACGCGCTGGCGCGGATCCCGGTCGGGATAGCCGTAGGTCTGGAGCTGTTCCAGATGGACGGCGGCGCCGGGCAGGCCCGCTCGTTCGGCGAGGACCCGGGCCGCGGCGGCCGGCAGGTCCTCGTCGAGCTGGATGAAGCCGCCTGACAGGGCCCAGCGTCCCTCGTAGGGCGGTTTGTTCCGTTGCCAGACGAGGGCGCTCAGCGCCTGGCACCGCACCGTGAGGACGACCAGATCCACGCTGACGGGAACGCGCGGAACCATGTCAGGCACGTTACACCGATCAGGCGCCCGCCCGGACGTGTAACGTCTCGGCGGCGGCCCGCCCATCGGCCGTCGCGACCGAGACCTTGATCCACGCCCCCGCCAGCACCTGTGACCAGTCGAGTGGGATCCACGCCGTCTCCATCCGGACGGGCAGGTCGGGCAGCGGCTCCGTCAGGTTCACCCCGGCCACCTCGACGACCTTCGGGCTGTCCTGCCCGTCCCAGGTGAGCGTCACCTTGGAGCCCATGAGCAGGTTGTATCCCCGGATCTCCAGGCCGTCCTGGATGTCACGCCCCTTGCGGACCGCGTCGACCGCGATGGGCCGGTCCCAGTCGCGGGCGATCTCCTCGGAGAGGGACGGGGATCCGCAGGTGAAGAAGTCGCTCCACATGTAGGAGACGACCTTGGAGACATACCGCCCGACCTGGGCGATGGCCGTGTCGAGCCGTTCCTTGTCGGTGCGCCCCCTGGTGCCGGCCCTCTCCTCACAGAAGTCCTCGTCGGACGGCTCGAAGGCCTCCACGTTGGCCCAGAGCTGCACGTTGTAGCCCTGCTCGACCATCTTGGTCCGCGCCTCGGCCATCGCCCGGTAGTAGTCGCGGGTCGAGCCGTAATACGCGGTGCCGTTGGTCGCCTCCCCCACGACCGGGCGCAGCCGCTCGTCCACGTTCTCCTCGCGCTGGTCCGGCCAGAAGAGCCCGACCTTGCCGGTGCCCCGGCTGTCCTGCGGCGCGATGATCCCGACCCCGGTCCTGGCCAGGGCCTCGAAGCCCTTGGCGACCTGCTGGGGCGTGGCGCTGAACGACAGCCGCTTGCGCGCGTCGAGGTAGGGACTGACCAGGATCGGCTTGCCGGGCATCTCCTGATCCACGATCTCGTGCTGCGAGGCGTAGACCTTGAGCGTCGGGTTGTCCTCCTCCCCGCCGTCGCCGTC
It includes:
- a CDS encoding NUDIX hydrolase, producing the protein MVPRVPVSVDLVVLTVRCQALSALVWQRNKPPYEGRWALSGGFIQLDEDLPAAAARVLAERAGLPGAAVHLEQLQTYGYPDRDPRQRVLSVAYLGLAPDLPASTEAHMSWQPVSSLQEMAFDHRRIVLDGIERARAKLEYTPLGAAFCPPEFTVADLRRVYEIVWGRSLDPRNFHRKVTKAEGFLVPTGGITARDGGRPAKLYRRGPAVLLHPPMLRSLKG
- a CDS encoding DUF4434 domain-containing protein, translating into MRWLIAFLGVAIIAVVAAIVLVAPIDVISPTGDSASIASSSAPSSTSSTPTPAADEFTDPCGTFDTAMPSPYALTGYWLIPTVDHCTWRRQFDAIHKVGGDTVIRIGWGLQDRGVDGDGWILDKDGNLDPRYKPCEENGLPCVKAAEQELKAANPGNEVTSTFVYRTDEAFGPDLFRCPEFEKKISVGKTVFYRIVAPDDGTDDPSCENIRNVGRGYHVILIAGAEQDSLTELLDLGDRFGVKVYPALPLSPRDPAQETRASKEGIDTLTTLTRRIMQDYGARFQNRTSLAGFYQPFELQMRDMTYDGDGGEEDNPTLKVYASQHEIVDQEMPGKPILVSPYLDARKRLSFSATPQQVAKGFEALARTGVGIIAPQDSRGTGKVGLFWPDQREENVDERLRPVVGEATNGTAYYGSTRDYYRAMAEARTKMVEQGYNVQLWANVEAFEPSDEDFCEERAGTRGRTDKERLDTAIAQVGRYVSKVVSYMWSDFFTCGSPSLSEEIARDWDRPIAVDAVRKGRDIQDGLEIRGYNLLMGSKVTLTWDGQDSPKVVEVAGVNLTEPLPDLPVRMETAWIPLDWSQVLAGAWIKVSVATADGRAAAETLHVRAGA